One genomic segment of Tiliqua scincoides isolate rTilSci1 chromosome 6, rTilSci1.hap2, whole genome shotgun sequence includes these proteins:
- the COMMD8 gene encoding COMM domain-containing protein 8, whose product MKLLQKLPGDGALKFLHKVVDGMCGRAYPRYQDYNTVWNLTEWMEVLEQAATYFKATVGKDLTDEEALLQLGELNSDSQTAVLTCLKGRKLDIRHSLIERTNAICSAQLLDFDWQLKLALSSDKLSMLQMPLLNLDLDVSENGDIKLLSVEMNKEELQNLINALEAANKVVQQLK is encoded by the exons ATGAAGCTGTTGCAAAAGTTACCTGGCGATGGAGCGTTGAAG TTCCTTCACAAAGTAGTTGATGGCATGTGTGGCCGTGCATACCCTCGATACCAAGACTATAACACTGTTTGGAATTTAACAGAATGGATGGAGGTTCTAGAACAAGCGGCAACTTATTTCAAAGCCACGGTTGGCAAAGATCTTACTGATGAAGAG GCTCTTCTGCAGTTGGGCGAGCTAAACTCTGACTCTCAAACAGCAGTACTGACTTGCCTGAAAGGCAGAAAGCTGGATATCAGGCACTCCCTGATTGAAAGAACAAATGCCATCTGTTCTGCACAGCTACTGGATTTTGACTGGCAACTGAAG CTTGCCCTCTCCAGTGATAAGCTTTCCATGCTGCAGATGCCACTTCTAAACCTTGATCTGGATGTGTCGGAGAATGGTGACATCAAACTGTTGTCCGTAGAGATGAATAAGGAGGAGCTACAGAACTTAATAAATGCATTGGAAGCAGCTAATAAG gttgtCCAGCAACTGAAATGA